A stretch of Henckelia pumila isolate YLH828 chromosome 4, ASM3356847v2, whole genome shotgun sequence DNA encodes these proteins:
- the LOC140859995 gene encoding uncharacterized CRM domain-containing protein At3g25440, chloroplastic-like, translating into MAMRNLANKSQYLKSPLAHYLYFLPLFSQSYPILHNTRKMCIYMIFDRYILVATEKSFHHQMGLRGDNLLGVSWIHSGQVLMNAESLVDQSGRDETSRDDSSQVTEKKMKKPKGKRAMVRWLKFFRYKKKKNCERMTSEEKVLYKLTKARRKEERLLEALDKIKPKESSETTHDPEILTPEEHFYYLKMGEKCKNYVPVGRRGIYQGVILSMHLHWKKHQTLKVIVKTFSPEEVKEIAVELATLSGGIVLDIQEENIIIMYRGKNYSQPPTEIMSPRTTLSRKKALDKSKYWDALRAVKRYIPKLEQDLELLQSQSERKTCEKQLVGVCNVDSGGDSEGSNKLKELLAKNVEVVGDDVSTIGSDMGSESESLSDIFETDSDNEDEEKEEKPLYLDEFEKFTVLASEEEKFEYHLHQVSSNTPQEKKNGNDAELSDLDEVDRLVL; encoded by the exons ATGGCCATGAGAAATTTGGCAAATAAATCTCAATACCTAAAAAGTCCGTTGGCCCATTATCTTTACTTTTTGCCCCTCTTCTCTCAATCCTACCCCATACTTCATAACACCAG GAAGATGTGTATATACATGATATTTGACAGATACATTTTAGTTGCTACCGAGAAATCTTTCCACCATCAAATGGGACTTCGAGGGGACAATCTTTTAGGTGTTTCTTGGATTCATTCGGGTCAAGTTTTGATGAATGCGGAGTCTCTGGTGGATCAGAGTGGAAGAGATGAAACTTCCCGTGATGATTCGAGTCAAGTTACGGAGAAGAAGATGAAAAAACCGAAAGGAAAACGAGCAATGGTGAGGTGGTTGAAGTTTTTTAGgtataagaagaagaaaaactgTGAAAGGATGACCTCAGAAGAAAAGGTCTTATACAAATTAACAAAG GCTAGGAGAAAAGAGGAAAGATTGCTTGAAGCTCTTGACAAAATTAAACCCAAGGAGTCATCAGAAACTACACATGACCCAGAAATATTAACCCCTGAAGAGCACTTCTACTATTTGAAGATGGGCGAGAAATGCAAGAATTACGTCCCAGTTGGAAGACGTGGAATCTATCAGGGTGTGATATTGAGCATGCACTTGCATTGGAAAAAACACCAAACACTGAAAGTTATAGTGAAGACATTTTCTCCAGAAGAGGTGAAGGAGATTGCTGTCGAGTTAGCAACACTGAGTGGCGGCATTGTGCTCGATATCCAAGAAGAGAACATTATTATTATGTACAGGGGGAAGAACTACTCTCAGCCACCAACGGAGATAATGTCTCCGAGGACAACTCTCTCGAGAAAGAAG GCCTTGGATAAATCTAAATATTGGGATGCGCTGAGAGCAGTAAAAAGATACATACCAAAACTTGAGCAGGATTTAGAGCTCCTTCAATCGCAGTCGGAAAGGAAAACATGTGAAAAGCAATTAGTTGGTGTTTGTAATGTTGATTCTGGTGGCGATTCTGAGGGGTCAAACAAACTGAAAGAATTGTTAGCTAAAAATGTCGAAGTCGTTGGCGATGATGTATCAACGATTGGATCTGACATGGGTTCAGAATCTGAATCACTGTCAGATATTTTCGAGACAGACAGTGATAATGAGGATgaggaaaaagaagaaaaacctcTATACTTGGACGAGTTTGAAAAGTTTACAGTGCTTGCTAGTGAAGAGGAAAAGTTTGAATACCATCTGCACCAAGTATCTTCCAATACTCCTCAAGAGAAGAAAAATGGAAATGATGCAGAATTGTCGGATCTTGATGAGGTTGACAGATTAGTTTTATGA
- the LOC140864576 gene encoding syntaxin-32-like, which translates to MPVKGGHASIRDRTQEFLGIAQRVKKSSSSQNGPSSSGSKLEEPRSAVAMQSEFNRRASKIGLGIHQTSQKLSKLAKLAKRTSVFDDPTVEIQEITAVIRQDITALNSAVVELQLLSNSRNETGNTSSDTTSHSTTVVDDLKNRLMSTTKEFKEVLTMRTENLKVHENRRQLFSSSASKNPANPFVRQRPLAAKSAASTSAPPLPWASGKVPSSQLSPKNQADGEAQPLLQQQQNQQQQQMVPLQDSYMQSRAEALQNVESTIHELGNIFNQLATLVSQQGEIAIRIDENMDDTVANVEGAQGALLKYLNSISSNRWLMIKIFFVLIFFLMIFLFFVA; encoded by the exons ATGCCGGTGAAGGGTGGGCATGCGTCGATCCGGGATCGAACGCAGGAGTTTTTGGGGATAGCGCAGAGGGTAAAGAAGTCATCATCGTCGCAGAATGGGCCGAGCAGCAGTGGATCCAAGCTGGAGGAACCGCGCTCCGCGGTGGCTATGCAGTCGGAATTCAATCGCAGAGCATCGAAGATTGGGCTTGGGATTCATCAGACCTCGCAAAAGCTATCTAAGCTTGCAAAAT TGGCGAAGAGGACTTCAGTTTTTGACGACCCCACCGTGGAAATCCAGGAGATTACAGCTGTTATTAGGCAAGATATAACTGCACTTAACTCTGCTGTAGTAGAGCTCCAGCTTCTCAGCAATTCACGTAATGAAACTGGGAATACATCCAGTGATACCACCAGTCATTCTACCACAGTTGTAGATGATTTGAAAAATCGATTAATGAGCACCACAAAGGAGTTCAAGGAAGTTTTGACCATGCGGACAGAG AACTTGAAGGTTCATGAAAACAGAAGGCAGTTATTTTCTTCTTCTGCTTCCAAGAACCCTGCAAATCCTTTTGTTCGTCAGCGTCCTTTGGCTGCAAAGTCTGCTGCCAGTACCTCTGCTCCCCCTCTTCCATGGGCTAGCGGGAAAGTACCTTCATCTCAACTGTCCCCAAA GAATCAAGCGGACGGTGAGGCTCAGCCATTATTGCAGCAACAACAGAATCAACAGCAACAGCAGATGGTTCCACTACAAGACAGCTACATGCAGAGTAGAGCAGAAGCTCTTCAAAATGTAGAATCAACAATTCACGAGCTGGGCAATATCTTCAATCAGCTGGCTACTTTAGTTTCTCAGCAAGGAGAAATTGCTATCAG GATTGATGAAAACATGGATGACACGGTGGCCAACGTGGAGGGCGCTCAAGGAGCTCTGCTCAAGTATCTCAATAGCATCTCATCTAATAGATGGCTGATGATCAAAATATTctttgtgttgattttctttctGATGATATTCCTTTTCTTCGTGGCATGA
- the LOC140863907 gene encoding uncharacterized protein: MVSGSNGELQCKNMNKRALENGYMSQWKHRKVSAFRQFPPGCGPNSVSVNLEAAENNGDGASVFRTEIVNATVRGGVDCCKIAGENATQILKDSGMEGVKELTMETRYRGTEFTARVDVELIKARSYPVEGDTARSLNAVMGTLTTVAVDGSFNVAEDFLTKTEPRGVGLCNDLESDAFNNMPEDGGQKMVNELNEVEHLEMLQNSMVKGKPVLDAIAAIDGVGLPGLSHTSSSPKGLNVSSRVELGTTHRPKDKYRRRRVSAVRDFPPLCGTNAPQPTKEERSMLTCENDYLDEVKRGPVILTNDSNREEPGEMLKRGERDRAENVDLKSETTNKSSYDSGRETLAEKLIGGAGTSDFQGPTRASMEVRPKSFKEFNGGVKVVKIKKPEETQAVPGSRDMGKAPLHRKRKVAFLNLEGVTRKGEVALVNSDGGTSKRNLALVSSEGGSRTGNMRKQHSSWSRDSVGFTSKSDLMADCPGPSVKKAAPVSSGADGRLVIKDLEHRGAYDHQPETTHNSMARTVFVGSDEVSKGPIGKEVVIHSPGSSNKMKPTHGVLSLVDEADRKAVGGAVAAPYGTWKKLKIIFNNSGGGKTKEQFFSWQHKGKAVAKKSSFSRQHKGKAVDHKVFQPGVANRSPGALVLADNRGYGHKAYPPDILKPPSGFKAILPPFGRKSFSHGDARKRVRETLRLFHAICRKLLHEEEVKSMHEQREMLRQPKKGPKRIDLRAANHIKDEGKEVNTGKILGEVPGVEVGDEFQYRVELAVIGIHRLYQNGIDSIKLNGKMLVATSIVASGAYADDMESGDVLIYSGQGGNVVEKGKEPEDQKLEKGNLALKNSISAETPVRVVRGWKVKNADSKTVPIYIYDGLYTVKRYWTETGPHGKKVFMFELWRNPGQPELAWKELKRSNKSKTRTGVCVNDISGGKEPFPISAVNILNNEKPPSFNYISKMIYPDWYHPISPKGCDCTGKCSDSRKCQCAAKNGGGIPYNRNGAIVEIKPLVYECGPSCKCPPSCYNRVSQRGIKFQLEIFKTESRGWGVRSLTSIPSGSFICEYSGELLEDKEAEKRGDDDEYLFDIGHNFSMPEEQTRIVDYWESGFTIDAAQYGNVGRFINHSCSPNLYAQNVVYDHDDKRMPHVMLFAAENIPPLQELTYHYNYKVDQVCDSNGNIKTKDCFCGALECRGRMY, encoded by the coding sequence ATGGTCTCGGGTTCCAATGGGGAATTACAATGTAAGAATATGAACAAAAGGGCTTTGGAGAATGGTTATATGTCCCAATGGAAGCACAGGAAAGTATCTGCATTTCGTCAATTTCCCCCTGGGTGCGGTCCCAACTCTGTGTCGGTTAATTTGGAAGCTGCAGAGAATAACGGTGATGGAGCAAGCGTTTTTAGGACAGAAATTGTGAATGCTACTGTGAGAGGTGGTGTTGATTGTTGCAAAATCGCTGGTGAGAATGCAACTCAAATTCTCAAAGATTCGGGAATGGAGGGTGTCAAGGAACTGACTATGGAAACCAGATATCGAGGTACTGAGTTCACAGCTAGGGTTGATGTTGAGTTGATTAAGGCAAGAAGTTATCCCGTTGAAGGAGATACAGCTAGATCACTGAATGCGGTGATGGGGACATTGACTACTGTGGCCGTGGATGGTTCATTCAATGTTGCTGAGGATTTCTTAACAAAAACCGAACCCCGTGGAGTTGGTTTATGTAATGACTTGGAAAGTGATGCTTTTAACAATATGCCTGAAGATGGAGGTCAGAAGATGGTGAATGAGTTAAATGAGGTGGAACATTTGGAGATGCTTCAGAACTCTATGGTTAAGGGAAAGCCAGTGTTGGATGCTATTGCTGCTATTGATGGAGTGGGTTTGCCAGGTCTTTCTCATACATCATCTTCCCCCAAGGGATTAAATGTCAGCAGTAGAGTCGAGTTAGGAACCACACACAGACCAAAGGATAAATACCGGAGGAGAAGGGTGTCAGCTGTTCGTGACTTTCCTCCACTTTGTGGGACTAATGCACCTCAACCAACGAAAGAAGAACGATCGATGCTTACATGTGAAAATGATTATCTAGATGAAGTTAAAAGAGGGCCGGTAATATTGACAAATGACTCAAACAGAGAGGAACCAGGAGAGATGCTGAAGAGAGGTGAACGTGATCGGGCTGAAAATGTTGATTTGAAATCTGAGACAACCAATAAATCTAGCTATGATTCAGGAAGAGAGACATTGGCAGAGAAACTGATCGGTGGTGCTGGAACGAGTGATTTTCAGGGGCCAACGCGAGCCAGTATGGAAGTTCGACCTAAGAGTTTTAAAGAATTCAACGGAGGTGTAAAAGTTGTCAAAATCAAGAAACCAGAAGAAACGCAAGCTGTGCCTGGATCGAGGGATATGGGAAAGGCACCACTTCATAGGAAAAGAAAAGTGGCTTTTTTAAATTTAGAGGGTGTAACAAGAAAAGGGGAAGTCGCTTTGGTTAATTCAGATGGTGGAACAAGTAAAAGAAATTTGGCTTTAGTCAGTTCAGAGGGTGGGAGTAGAACAGGAAACATGAGAAAGCAGCATTCATCTTGGTCGCGAGATTCTGTAGGCTTTACTTCAAAGAGTGATCTGATGGCAGATTGTCCAGGGCCATCTGTTAAGAAAGCAGCTCCCGTTTCCTCTGGTGCTGATGGTAGACTCGTCATTAAGGATTTGGAACACCGTGGTGCCTATGATCACCAGCCTGAAACTACCCATAATTCTATGGCCCGGACAGTGTTTGTTGGCAGTGATGAGGTTTCCAAAGGACCCATAGGAAAAGAAGTTGTTATTCATTCGCCAGGCAGCAGCAATAAAATGAAGCCGACTCATGGTGTTTTGAGTTTGGTGGATGAAGCGGATAGGAAGGCTGTGGGTGGTGCGGTGGCTGCTCCTTATGGTACAtggaaaaaattgaaaattattttcaaCAATTCAGGCGGAGGAAAAACGAAGGAACAGTTTTTTTCGTGGCAACACAAGGGCAAAGCTGTTGCTAAGAAGAGTTCTTTTTCGAGGCAACACAAGGGCAAAGCTGTGGATCACAAAGTTTTTCAGCCCGGTGTTGCAAACAGGAGTCCTGGTGCATTAGTACTGGCTGATAACAGAGGTTACGGGCATAAAGCATACCCACCTGACATTCTTAAACCTCCTTCTGGTTTTAAGGCCATCCTACCTCCATTTGGACGTAAAAGTTTCAGTCACGGTGATGCTCGCAAAAGGGTGAGAGAAACTCTGCGGCTGTTTCATGCTATTTGTAGAAAGCTTTTGCATGAAGAAGAAGTGAAGTCCATGCATGAGCAGCGAGAAATGTTGAGGCAGCCCAAGAAAGGCCCTAAAAGAATTGACCTTCGTGCCGCAAATCATATCAAAGATGAAGGGAAAGAAGTTAACACCGGTAAGATTTTGGGAGAAGTGCCAGGCGTTGAGGTGGGCGATGAGTTTCAGTACAGAGTGGAGCTTGCTGTTATTGGTATTCATCGTCTGTATCAAAATGGcatagattcaatcaaacttaaTGGAAAGATGTTAGTTGCCACTAGTATTGTTGCTTCTGGGGCTTATGCTGATGATATGGAGAGTGGTGATGTCTTGATATATTCTGGGCAAGGGGGAAATGTTGTTGAGAAGGGCAAGGAACCTGAAGATCAGAAGCTTGAAAAGGGAAATTTGGCTTTGAAAAATAGCATATCAGCAGAGACTCCGGTTCGTGTTGTTCGTGGATGGAAGGTGAAGAATGCCGATTCCAAGACGGTCCCCATATACATATACGACGGTCTGTACACGGTTAAACGGTATTGGACCGAAACTGGGCCACATGGCAAGAAGGTGTTTATGTTCGAGTTGTGGAGGAATCCTGGCCAACCTGAGCTTGCTTGGAAAGAATTGAAAAGGTCTAATAAATCCAAAACACGGACAGGCGTATGCGTTAATGATATATCTGGAGGAAAGGAGCCTTTTCCTATAAGTGCTGTTAATATTCTGAACAATGAAAAGCCGCCTTCATTCAACTACATTTCTAAGATGATATATCCAGATTGGTACCATCCTATTTCCCCTAAAGGTTGTGATTGTACAGGTAAATGCTCTGATTCTCGCAAGTGTCAATGTGCTGCTAAAAATGGGGGCGGAATCCCGTACAACCGAAATGGTGCCATTGTTGAAATAAAACCTCTTGTGTATGAATGTGGCCCTTCTTGTAAATGTCCCCCTTCCTGCTATAACCGAGTTAGCCAACGCGGAATCAAGTTTCAACTCGAGATCTTCAAAACAGAGTCGAGAGGTTGGggcgtgaggtctttaacctctaTTCCTTCAGGAAGTTTCATATGCGAGTATTCAGGGGAGCTTCTTGAAGACAAGGAAGCCGAAAAAAGAGGTGATGATGATGAGTATCTTTTCGACATTGGCCATAATTTCAGCATGCCTGAGGAACAAACTAGGATTGTTGATTACTGGGAAAGTGGATTCACGATTGATGCAGCTCAGTATGGCAATGTTGGAAGGTTTATTAACCACAGCTGTTCACCTAACCTTTATGCTCAAAATGTGGTGTATGATCATGATGACAAGAGGATGCCTCATGTCATGCTTTTCGCTGCTGAGAACATTCCACCTTTGCAGGAGCTGACCTATCATTACAACTATAAAGTGGATCAGGTATGTGATTCTAATGGAAACATCAAGACTAAGGATTGTTTTTGTGGTGCTTTAGAATGCAGAGGCAGGATGTATTGA
- the LOC140866316 gene encoding FCS-Like Zinc finger 10-like, translated as MSDSISESDFHSDNLDQQHKNESYFKVPGLSVGINAINPEFDSVKSPTSTLDFRIFSSTGNPIRKPRSLNEEGHRKSWDCSKIGLSIIDSLDVETTQSGKAVQASDSKNIVFAYQTNVRSSKFYSHFDSLKKPMSLPKNVAVFPNNKTDIIQKGDSTILFDIEESPEGTFRSCSLDCGKRNLSLTDFGSSKPRSHNLVPENKLNHMPSKSMFCEENVEPGNSLEGRLNSIPASIHSGTSFISSVPPSEIELSEDYTCIRNHGPQSKVTHIFRDCILECTDEKLTSFFKKSQDDGVLNSGDLASYPSMDFLKFCYSCKKNLDGEDIFIYRGEKAFCSLSCRSREILVDEQVEKSNVNSSENNRV; from the exons ATGTCTGATTCAATTTCTGAATCTGATTTTCACTCTGATAATCTGGACCAGCAGCATAAAAATGAGTCATACTTTAAAGTCCCAGGTTTATCTGTGGGGATTAATGCCATTAATCCTGAGTTTGATTCAGTTAAGAGTCCTACTTCAACGCTAGATTTTAGGATATTTTCGAGCACAGGAAATCCCATTAGGAAACCGAGATCACTGAATGAAGAAGGGCATCGTAAGAGCTGGGATTGCAGCAAAATAGGCCTAAGCATAATAGATTCTCTTGATGTTGAAACCACACAATCCGGGAAGGCTGTCCAGGCATCTGATAGTAAAAATATAGTTTTTGCGTATCAAACGAATGTAAGAAGTTCAAAGTTTTATAGCCATTTCGATTCTTTGAAGAAACCTATGTCATTGCCCAAGAATGTTGCTGTTTTTCCAAATAACAAGACTGACATTATCCAAAAAGGTGATTCTACCATTCTTTTTGATATCGAGGAATCCCCGGAGGGAACTTTTAGATCTTGTTCGTTAGATTGTGGCAAGCGTAACTTGTCATTAACtgatttcggaagctccaaacccaGGTCTCATAATTTGGTACCCGAGAATAAACTGAACCATATGCCTTCAAAATCTATGTTTTGTGAAGAAAATGTCGAGCCAGGCAATTCTTTGGAAGGAAGATTGAATTCAATTCCTGCTTCCATTCACTCTGGAACTAGTTTTATCAGTTCAGTTCCACCTAGTGAAATCGAGCTTTCTGAGGACTACACTTGCATTAGAAATCACGGCCCACAATCAAAAGTTACTCACATCTTTCGCGACTGTATTTTGGAATGCACTGACGAAAAATTAACCAGTTTTTTCAAGAAAAGTCAAGATGATGGGGTGCTAAACTCCGGTGATCTTGCTTCTTATCCTTCAATGGATTTCTTGAAATTCTGTTACTCTTGCAAGAAGAACTTGGATGGTGAAGATATTTTCATTTACAG GGGTGAGAAAGCGTTTTGCAGTTTGAGTTGCCGTTCACGGGAGATTTTGGTGGATGAACAGGTGGAGAAATCCAACGTTAATTCATCTGAGAATAACAGAGTTTGA
- the LOC140866663 gene encoding uncharacterized protein yields the protein MTSSPPPSGGELVLRSDEESQLSSLVSDLSQNVQTMMDNMLAMIKEIDQNSAGIMKEIENSKDSVYQRKNTLEQEKELLHKTAFSVLGMLSSGDLS from the exons ATGACGTCATCTCCACCTCCCTCCGGCGGCGAACTCGTTCTTCGGTCGGACGAAGAGTCTCAGTTGTCTTCTCTCGTTTCGG ACCTCTCTCAGAATGTGCAAACTATGATGGACAACATGCTTGCAATGATAAA GGAAATTGATCAGAACTCTGCAGGAATAATGAAAGAGATAGAGAACTCCAAAGATTCTGTTTATCAGAGGAAGAATACCTTAGAACAGGAAAAAGAACTTTTGCACAAAACCGCCTTTTCAGTTCTTGGCATGCTCAGTAGTGGAGATCTCAGCTGA